A part of Blastocatellia bacterium genomic DNA contains:
- a CDS encoding TraR/DksA C4-type zinc finger protein: protein ELETRRFLCGNSAQFQGDERDVVLISLVDSPRPEGPLPLRNDERFKQRFNVAASRARDQLWIVYSLDPAVDLKEGDLRRELIEFARQAFTNPEGLLRRADVEAARTESPFEREVLKWLTQRGYRVRAQWVVGCYRIDLVVEDESGRVAIECDGDRYHPIEQIPKDLQRQAILERLGWRFIRIRGSEFYRDRETTLQRVVQELERLGIHPRRRFSDWEDEDRRDKNAPSHSLADEIIRMAERIKAGESVKAADLPTLSDVSPPDRSRAPFRSSASIASDPSARTSPAVSPSPPAASVHLPAKTEPSPQARLTEDERQELRARLIEERDRLREELQDVNLRIQKSEFSFAREAAIQRSISLKAKLASIEDALRRFDADEYGICMRCHNPIPIERLRALPSARLCVRCQAREDVPQVSPCLLQVIDLRLL, encoded by the coding sequence AGAGTTGGAGACACGGCGATTCCTCTGCGGCAACTCGGCGCAGTTCCAGGGCGATGAGCGCGACGTCGTTCTCATCTCCCTGGTAGATAGTCCGCGACCCGAAGGCCCGCTTCCCCTGAGAAACGATGAGCGGTTCAAACAACGCTTCAACGTAGCGGCCAGCCGAGCGCGAGATCAACTCTGGATCGTCTACTCGCTCGATCCCGCCGTTGACCTCAAGGAAGGAGATCTGCGCCGAGAGTTGATCGAGTTCGCCCGGCAAGCCTTCACGAATCCCGAAGGGCTGTTGCGCCGCGCTGACGTGGAAGCCGCGCGAACCGAATCGCCTTTCGAGCGCGAGGTGTTGAAATGGCTCACCCAACGGGGCTATCGCGTGCGCGCGCAATGGGTCGTCGGCTGCTATCGCATTGATCTGGTCGTCGAGGACGAGTCCGGGCGCGTCGCCATCGAGTGCGATGGCGATCGCTATCATCCGATCGAGCAGATCCCCAAAGACCTCCAGCGGCAAGCCATCTTGGAACGATTGGGCTGGCGCTTCATCCGCATCCGAGGGTCGGAGTTCTACCGCGATCGCGAAACCACCCTGCAGCGCGTCGTGCAGGAGTTGGAACGATTGGGCATCCACCCGCGAAGGCGATTCTCCGATTGGGAAGACGAGGATCGCCGAGACAAAAACGCGCCATCGCATTCGCTCGCTGACGAGATCATTCGAATGGCCGAGCGCATCAAAGCAGGCGAGTCCGTAAAAGCGGCGGATCTCCCGACGCTTTCGGATGTGTCCCCACCCGATCGCTCTCGCGCGCCCTTCCGCTCTTCAGCGTCCATCGCTTCCGATCCGAGCGCCCGAACTTCTCCAGCGGTTTCCCCGTCACCTCCCGCGGCCTCCGTGCACCTCCCTGCCAAAACGGAACCCTCCCCACAAGCCCGCCTCACCGAGGACGAGCGCCAAGAGTTACGCGCCCGGTTAATTGAAGAGCGAGATCGCCTCCGCGAGGAGCTTCAGGACGTGAATCTCCGAATCCAAAAATCCGAGTTCTCTTTCGCGCGCGAGGCAGCAATTCAACGAAGCATTTCTCTCAAAGCAAAGCTCGCTTCGATTGAGGACGCCCTTCGTCGGTTCGACGCCGATGAGTATGGCATCTGCATGCGCTGTCACAACCCCATCCCGATCGAACGGCTGCGCGCGCTGCCTTCGGCGCGGCTCTGCGTCCGTTGTCAGGCCCGGGAGGACGTGCCACAGGTGTCACCGTGTTTGCTGCAGGTCATAGACTTGAGATTGCTCTGA
- a CDS encoding DNA-binding protein, which produces MRKHIACLISILAFISIYGQQSSPPVIEATMAKEYIGKEATVCGTVVSARYAAVSRGSPTFLNFERPYPDQVFTVVIWGSDRAKFGKPEVEYKGKRVCVTGKIESYRGVPQIVLKDPQQIRVQEP; this is translated from the coding sequence ATGAGGAAGCACATCGCATGTCTCATCTCAATCCTCGCATTCATCAGCATCTACGGCCAGCAATCCTCGCCTCCTGTCATCGAGGCGACGATGGCGAAGGAGTACATCGGGAAAGAGGCCACTGTCTGCGGCACCGTCGTCAGCGCGCGATATGCCGCCGTCAGTCGCGGCAGTCCAACCTTCTTGAACTTCGAGCGGCCCTATCCCGATCAGGTGTTCACCGTCGTGATCTGGGGCAGCGATCGAGCGAAGTTTGGAAAGCCCGAGGTGGAATACAAGGGCAAGCGCGTGTGCGTCACGGGAAAGATCGAAAGCTATCGGGGAGTCCCACAGATCGTGCTCAAGGACCCGCAGCAAATCCGCGTCCAGGAACCGTGA